One genomic window of Medicago truncatula cultivar Jemalong A17 chromosome 1, MtrunA17r5.0-ANR, whole genome shotgun sequence includes the following:
- the LOC25481902 gene encoding probable E3 ubiquitin-protein ligase RZFP34 isoform X1, which produces MGEVAVLHSEPLQFECNDKKHMTEEGVYPPKSNPESLPGEESSTYDLQEKGYMEHGCQHYRRRCRIRAPCCNEIFDCRHCHNEAKNDINVDYKHRHDMPRHQVKQVICSLCGAEQEVDVNIGLRRVESLLSAICNEERKSLCIDYIHAQQNCVNCGVCMGKYFCDTCKLYDDDISKQQYHCNGCGICRTGGQENFFHCNKCGCCYSTLLRDSHPCVEGAMHHDCPVCFEYLFESRNDVIVMPCGHTIHKSCLNEMREHFQFTCPLCSKSVCDMSKVWEKLDMEISATPMPEPYQNKMVWILCNDCGKTSNVRFHFVAQKCLNCNSYNTRQTRG; this is translated from the exons ATGGGCGAGGTGGCAGTGTTGCATTCTGAGCCTCTGCAATTTGAATGCAATGACAAGAAACATATGACCGAAGAAGGCGTTTATCCTCCAAAATCAAATCCGGAATCCTTGCCTGGAGAAGAATCAAGTACATATGATTTGCAGGAGAAGGGATATATGGAACATGG ATGCCAACACTACCGGAGAAGATGCCGAATCAGGGCCCCCTGTTGCAATGAGATTTTTGATTGCCGCCATTGTCACAATGAGGCAAAA AATGATATCAACGTAGATTATAAGCATAGACACGACATGCCTCGACACCAAGTCAAACAG GTGATATGTTCACTTTGTGGTGCTGAACAAGAG GTCGATGTAAATATCGGTTTGAGAAGAGTTGAATCTTTATTATCTGCAATCTgtaatgaagaaagaaaatctCTCTGCATAGATTATATACAT GCACAGCAAAATTGCGTTAATTGTGGTGTTTGCATGGGCAAGTACTTTTGTGATACATGCAAGCTCTACGACGATGAT ATATCTAAGCAGCAGTACCATTGTAATGGCTGTGGAATTTGCAG AACTGGCGGACAAGAGAATTTCTTCCATTGTAATAAGTGTG GTTGTTGCTACTCAACTCTGCTGAGAGACAGTCACCCCTGTGTGGAAGGAGCAATGCATCATGATTGCCCTGTTTGTTTTGAG TATTTGTTTGAATCAAGAAATGATGTCATTGTTATGCCGTGCGGACATACAATCCATAAAAGCTGTCTGAATGAAATGAGAGAACATTTCCA GTTCACATGCCCTCTCTGTTCAAAGTCGGTCTGTGATATGTCAAAGGTTTGGGAGAAATTGGACATGGAGATTTCCGCTACACCAATGCCTGAGCCATATCAAAACAAAATG GTTTGGATCCTGTGCAATGATTGTGGAAAAACCTCTAATGTCCGGTTCCATTTTGTAGCGCAAAAATGCCTCAACTGCAATTCCTACAACACACGACAAACACGAGGCTGA
- the LOC25481902 gene encoding probable E3 ubiquitin-protein ligase RZFP34 isoform X2: MGEVAVLHSEPLQFECNDKKHMTEEGVYPPKSNPESLPGEESSTYDLQEKGYMEHGCQHYRRRCRIRAPCCNEIFDCRHCHNEAKNDINVDYKHRHDMPRHQVKQVICSLCGAEQEAQQNCVNCGVCMGKYFCDTCKLYDDDISKQQYHCNGCGICRTGGQENFFHCNKCGCCYSTLLRDSHPCVEGAMHHDCPVCFEYLFESRNDVIVMPCGHTIHKSCLNEMREHFQFTCPLCSKSVCDMSKVWEKLDMEISATPMPEPYQNKMVWILCNDCGKTSNVRFHFVAQKCLNCNSYNTRQTRG, from the exons ATGGGCGAGGTGGCAGTGTTGCATTCTGAGCCTCTGCAATTTGAATGCAATGACAAGAAACATATGACCGAAGAAGGCGTTTATCCTCCAAAATCAAATCCGGAATCCTTGCCTGGAGAAGAATCAAGTACATATGATTTGCAGGAGAAGGGATATATGGAACATGG ATGCCAACACTACCGGAGAAGATGCCGAATCAGGGCCCCCTGTTGCAATGAGATTTTTGATTGCCGCCATTGTCACAATGAGGCAAAA AATGATATCAACGTAGATTATAAGCATAGACACGACATGCCTCGACACCAAGTCAAACAG GTGATATGTTCACTTTGTGGTGCTGAACAAGAG GCACAGCAAAATTGCGTTAATTGTGGTGTTTGCATGGGCAAGTACTTTTGTGATACATGCAAGCTCTACGACGATGAT ATATCTAAGCAGCAGTACCATTGTAATGGCTGTGGAATTTGCAG AACTGGCGGACAAGAGAATTTCTTCCATTGTAATAAGTGTG GTTGTTGCTACTCAACTCTGCTGAGAGACAGTCACCCCTGTGTGGAAGGAGCAATGCATCATGATTGCCCTGTTTGTTTTGAG TATTTGTTTGAATCAAGAAATGATGTCATTGTTATGCCGTGCGGACATACAATCCATAAAAGCTGTCTGAATGAAATGAGAGAACATTTCCA GTTCACATGCCCTCTCTGTTCAAAGTCGGTCTGTGATATGTCAAAGGTTTGGGAGAAATTGGACATGGAGATTTCCGCTACACCAATGCCTGAGCCATATCAAAACAAAATG GTTTGGATCCTGTGCAATGATTGTGGAAAAACCTCTAATGTCCGGTTCCATTTTGTAGCGCAAAAATGCCTCAACTGCAATTCCTACAACACACGACAAACACGAGGCTGA
- the LOC25481902 gene encoding probable E3 ubiquitin-protein ligase RZFP34 isoform X3 — protein sequence MPRHQVKQVICSLCGAEQEVDVNIGLRRVESLLSAICNEERKSLCIDYIHAQQNCVNCGVCMGKYFCDTCKLYDDDISKQQYHCNGCGICRTGGQENFFHCNKCGCCYSTLLRDSHPCVEGAMHHDCPVCFEYLFESRNDVIVMPCGHTIHKSCLNEMREHFQFTCPLCSKSVCDMSKVWEKLDMEISATPMPEPYQNKMVWILCNDCGKTSNVRFHFVAQKCLNCNSYNTRQTRG from the exons ATGCCTCGACACCAAGTCAAACAG GTGATATGTTCACTTTGTGGTGCTGAACAAGAG GTCGATGTAAATATCGGTTTGAGAAGAGTTGAATCTTTATTATCTGCAATCTgtaatgaagaaagaaaatctCTCTGCATAGATTATATACAT GCACAGCAAAATTGCGTTAATTGTGGTGTTTGCATGGGCAAGTACTTTTGTGATACATGCAAGCTCTACGACGATGAT ATATCTAAGCAGCAGTACCATTGTAATGGCTGTGGAATTTGCAG AACTGGCGGACAAGAGAATTTCTTCCATTGTAATAAGTGTG GTTGTTGCTACTCAACTCTGCTGAGAGACAGTCACCCCTGTGTGGAAGGAGCAATGCATCATGATTGCCCTGTTTGTTTTGAG TATTTGTTTGAATCAAGAAATGATGTCATTGTTATGCCGTGCGGACATACAATCCATAAAAGCTGTCTGAATGAAATGAGAGAACATTTCCA GTTCACATGCCCTCTCTGTTCAAAGTCGGTCTGTGATATGTCAAAGGTTTGGGAGAAATTGGACATGGAGATTTCCGCTACACCAATGCCTGAGCCATATCAAAACAAAATG GTTTGGATCCTGTGCAATGATTGTGGAAAAACCTCTAATGTCCGGTTCCATTTTGTAGCGCAAAAATGCCTCAACTGCAATTCCTACAACACACGACAAACACGAGGCTGA